CtggtttttattatgttaattttatatccagataattattttattatgcttattttaatgttaatttatATCCTATAACCTACCTAAGCTTGGAACTGTGGTTCTATTAATGATGCCATGCCTGAGTTCTGTCTTGTGGGGTGGGACTtatatccaatcagaaagtggttgattTCTTTCATAAAATTCATGCTGCTCTTGCATCAACTGGCATAGCTTTTCAGGAGGATGGTTATTATAGGTCATGGAGTTCATAGTTGGGAAAGACTGATTATTAATTTTCTCCCCTGATAATATGCATTTTATCTGCCAACACTATGAAAGTTACCCAGTCTGGATGAAGCTTCCTGTCAGTGATAACTTGATTGCTCCATATTCTAGGACTCAGTATGCAATGTTTTCAGCAATGGGACCTTACCATCAAGTTTCCATATTCTCTCCACTACCCTGCCTTTCCACTGCCAATCCCACATAACTCTTCTTGTTTCATTATTACACATTCTTCCTTTATGACACCTGcattttgtcttttctcttttaaaagtcatttccaTACCCTCTTACTGGTTTTTTGATGTCTGTGGGTACTATAATTTAAACAAACAGCTAAAGGTTCAAAATTACCattaacatataaaagagaacatgtgatgttcATATTTCTGGGTTCAGGTTATCAATATCCCTTCATTTATCATGAAAAATCTAAGGAAATGTGGGACATATCTCACATAATAAAGTTAAAATACATCAGTCTTACTGCCTACATGATCCTATATGGATCAAAGtgcttttaggaaaaaaaaggaTAGTTAGTCACTTTATTCCTTTCAATACAATGCTTGGAGAGTTAGGCATAGCACCAACCAGGGAAGAAGATAAAGATAATACAactaggaaaggaaaaaataatatgccctatttgcacatgatatgatcaTACACATAAAGACTCTAAGAGCTGGACCAAAAACCTCTCCCAAACACATTCATTAGAATAGTCAGATAGaaaattaacatagaaaaatcagtatccttcctagATAGCAACAGCAAATctgctgagaaagaaaatggagagatctcccatgttcatggattggcagaattaacatagtaaacatggccattctaccaaaggcaatctatagattcaatgcaatgcccatcaaaataccaacacaattcttcaaagacatggaaaaagcaattctcaaattaatctggaaaggcaaaaaacccagaatagagaaaacaattcttaacaattaaaaaataaaaacaaacaaacaaacaaaaaacccggCTAGGGTactcaccattcctgacctcaagcagtattacaagagtaatagtgataaaaactgtatgatactggtacagagacagacaagttgatcattggcatagaattgaagaaccagaaataaaaccacacacatacagacacttgatctttgacaaaccaaaaatatacaatggggaaaaaagcatcttcaacaaatggtgctggttcaactggaggtcagcatgtagaagaatgtaaattgacccattcttattgctctgtataaagcttaagtccaagtgtacctcaacataaaatcagatacactcaaactaatagaaaagaaagtgggaaaaagcctcaaacacatgggcacggggGCGGGGGTTTCttaaacagaactctaatggctcacactgtaagatcaagaactgataaatgggacctcatgaaactggaaagcttctgtaaggaaaaggacactgtcattaggacaaaagggctatcaacagattgggaaaagatctttatgaatactacatcagatagagggctaatatccaaaatatacaaagaactcaaaaagttagactccagagagccaaataaacctattaaaaatggggcacagagctaaacaaagaattctcagctgaggaatatcaaatggctgagaagtacctaaagaaatgttcaacatccttagtcatcagggaaatgcaaatctaaccaagcctgagattccacctgacaccagtcagaatggctaagatcaaaaactcaggtgacaatagttGCTaccaaggatatggagaaagaggaacactcctcgattgttggtgggattgcaaactgaaacaaccactctggaaatcagtctggaggttcctcagaaaattggatatagcacctcctgaggacccagctatacctctcttgggcatatacccaaaaaggtgctccaacatccagcaaagacatatgctccactatggtcatatcagccttatttataatagccagggctagaaagaacccagatgcccttcaacagaggaatggacacagaaaatgtggtacatctacacaatggagtactactcagctatcaaaaacaatgacttcatgaagttcataggcaagtggattgaaccagaaaatatcatcctgagcgaggtacccaatcacaaaagttcacacatggtatgcactcactggaaactgaatattagccccaaagcttgaattacccaagatactctccacagaccacatgaagctcaagaaagaaccaaagtgcggatgcttcagtccttcttaacgGGGGGAGCAAAAacattcataagaggagatagggaggcaaagtttggagcagagactgaaggaatggccattcagagcctaccccatatgattatatatatatatggctaccAACActagaaaatattgatgaagctaagaagtgcatgctgacaggagcctgatatagctgtctctggggaggctctgccagagtatgtgaaatacagaggtgaatgctagcagcaaaccattgaactgagaatgggttccctgTAGAAGGAAATAGAGagagaattgaaggagctgaaggggcttgcaaccctataagaaccacaatgccaaccaaccagagctcccacggactaaaccactacccaaagactatacttggactgacccgtggctccagctgcatatataccagaggatggccttgttgggcaccaatggaaggagaagcccttggtactgccaaggctggaccccccagtgtaggggaatgttagggtggatAGGCAGGAAGTGgggatgtttggggagggggaacacccttatagtagAGGGGGAGCAAGTTGCGATAGGGGGCTTATGACTGGGAAAccttgaaagggaataacatttgaaaaataaacaaaaaatatcccattaaaaataaataaataaataaataaataaataaataaataaataaatatcctccTCAGTGCggtaactcagacctaaaaggacatgtacagtatgtactcaccaataagtggatattagtaaatataaaaatgtacagaataccaatgataccacagaattcaaaaagtgAAGATGCtttaatcccacttgggagggagaagaaatcaaCCACGAGTTGGGAGGGCAGGAAGGACCAGttagggaaaggggatgggggtgggggtggggagaggggcacAGTCTGCTTTTGggtaggggaaaaggactgaagccccgagggccagcaaaaagaatggaaacaggcaaccttgggaggaagtAGGTTGGGGAgatcctccagaatgtaccagagacctgggatgtgagagaatCTTGGACCCAAAGGAagagaccctagatgaaatgctctacaatgaggagaggaaacttgtagagcccacctacagtagaaagacagggcatcaagtaagagatgaggttgctatcccacagtcaaaactgtcccataattgttcctgtctgaaagaaatgcaaggacggaaatggagaagagtctgaggaaaagaaggtccagcgacagacCCAAGGTGGGATTCAGCTTAAGGTGAGGCCCCAAGAccagacaccattactgaggctatgggacactcacaaaaagggagctatcatgactgccctccaaaagacccagcaagcagctgaaagagtcagatgcagatatgtgcacccaaccaatgaacagaagctgctgacccctgtggttgaattagggaaaagctggaggaagccgaggaggagggcaaccctgtagaaggaccagcagtcttaattaacctggacccccgggatctctcagatactggaccaccaaccaggcagtatacaccaggTAGGTTCTACAAAGTACTATCTCCCCACtgaagggcatttcatctaaggtccctccctttgagtcctgaaattctctcacttcccaggtctctggtaccttCTTGAGGGTCCCCCcatctcctacctcctgaggttgcctgtttctattctttctgccatCCCTCAGGGCTTCAGCCCTGCTCCCTGCCCAATACCtgatcctcttcccctccctattcccttGCCAGCCAGGtcacccccacaccccactgTGATTgctgtcttcttcctcccaagtgggattgaggcatcctcacttgagcccttcagcgtgttaaccttcttgagttctgtgggttTTATCCTGGgtagtttgtatttttttcttttgtagccAAAAgcatatccacttattagtgagcacataccatgcatgttcttttgagtctgagttacctcactaggatggtattttctagttccatccatttgtctgcaaaactcatgtTTACAAACAGTGAGCTACCATGACTGCTTTCCAAAAGGCCCAAAAAGCagctgctgaaagagtcagatgcaggtttttacacccaaccaatggacagaacatgttgacccctgtggttgaattagggaaaagctggaggaagctgaggaccagcagtctcaatcaacctggatccccaagatctctcagacaccggaccaccaaccaggcagcatacactagcagatatgaggcccccaacacatgtacagtaGAGGACAGCTCacgtctgggtttagtcagagaagatgcacctaaccctcaagagactggagggccCACATGGAACCTATCCTGTCACATGGACCTTGATGTGTCAAAATCCAAACAACTTGATTCCAAACCCAGAGTTgtaatcaaaatcaaaatggTTGCCTTCACAGACAGCACAATTTGCTGTCATTTTGGCCCCATTCTCATGAGATGGCAAGCCGCAGCAAAAGCTAGGATTTTTATTAAGAAATCTCTGATCCGATCACTATACTTTTTGGTCCCAAAGGCAGCTATAGAGCTGACTCCCCGTACACAAATGGCTTTTCACATGTGCTTGCCCACCAAGGTCAACCTAGGCCATTTAGGTCCTGCAGCCATTTCATGTCTTAGAGCTGCCTCTCTGAAAGCCAACCTTCCCAAGGCTAGACCTGAATCAAACCACTCACTACCACAGCATAGCATCCCAGGGCAGTCTGAAAACACTAAACACCAGAGCCAGAAAGCCAGTTGAATGAGGTTTATTGTTTCAGACTGGGTTTGCCCCATCCCTTGAAGTTTTACTCCCCGCGCTGGCATTGGTGGTAGTAGGCCTCCCGCTCTTCAAGGTACTTGGCCCTCAGAACCGCAGCCCTCTCCTCGTAGGGGATTTTATCCGCTTCTGAACACCTGGCCCACATCCTCCCTGCAGCCTTGGCCACCTGCGCCACAGTCCAGTTTGGGTGTTGTTCTTTTATTTCGTCAAAATGGTCCTGGGAGAAGAGCAGGAACGAGGATGGTGGCTTCCGCGGTGCATCTGgatctctccttcttctctcccttctcggTCCGGAATAGTTTCTCATTTCACGTTGGTACCGATCTTTGTCGCGCTTGGCCAGGGCTtcatacttctttttttccttctttgagatGGTCCGCCACTTTTCAGAACACTTTCTAGAAAATTCGGTAAAATCATAATAGGTGTTTGGCTGTTGCTCCCTTGTTTGATTTCTGAAATCCATCATAAAATGGACATAAGGAGAGACGTTCACTTTTGGTCTTACTTTGCTGTCTATTCCCATGTTTATAGAAGCACGAATTCCGATCCTGCTGATTGGAGAGCAGCGATTGGTCTTCACTACAGGAGCAGCCTAGACAGTGTCCTCCATGGGGTGAAATCTTCCCTCTGTGTGCGCCTCAGCCAGGGCCCAGCCTTTTCAGTGCTGGTGGGCATTGTTGGGTCAAAGAAGGGAAAATGTGACGTCAACCCTGAGCTGACCAGTAGCAGCCAAGCTCAGTCATTTACAGGAAggccctcatttttttttaagatttatttattatatataagtacactctagctgttttcagacacaccagaggagggcatcagatcccattacagatggttgtgagccaccatgtgggaattgaactcatttTGTATTTGATACAATTTCTTAATTAGATTTTGGTTCAGCAATTTAACCATTTTTGGTTCAATTATTACATCATATCTGATTCTGAACTTTCATAGATTTCAGAAGTTAATTCCTTGTCAATTGGTTTTACACATCAATTTAGTGTAAATTTTAAGTTGTATAGATGGAAGGAAAGTCAATTatgaggactggggagatggctcaggaggatAAAGTGCTTGTGGCCAGGCTACATGATGAGTTCAATTCCTTGACTCtccatggtggaaggacagaacagaCTCCAGAaagctggcctctgacctcctcattatggatacacacacacacacacacacacacacacacacacacacacacacgtatacacatacacacagagagacagaaagaataaaGTTTAAAAGGTCAATAGTGAATATCAACAAAGTCAAAGTGACCTCAAATTCATTTTATAACTTGCTTTGTTTACAATGTCCCAGAAACTTAAAGCTCATTATTCAACCACCACAGCTAACATATTTTGATGCCTGAATTTTGTCAACAAAACTATTGTTTTGTGTGTAGAATTATGAGTTTCCAGAATTCTACTTAGATCCCACTTGCTTCCACTTCCATGGATTTTCCTTTATAAATGATAAAGGAATGTCATCTGTCACCCATCAGATTCAACCTATGTTTTGTATTGACTTGGGAAACACATGAATCTGACATAACTGGAAAGTGATGGGATCATTGTTTATTGGCAGGTAAAACATACAGACAGGTGTGATGAGTTCCTTACAAGTATGTAAAATACATTAGTTTTCCAATAAGAAgctctttttttcatctttattaacttgagtatttcttatttacatttcgattgttattccctttcctgtttccaggccaacatccctctaacatCTCCTTcaccccttctctataggtgttccccttcccatcctccccccattaccaccctccccccaacaatcatgttcactgggggttcagtcttggcaggaccgagggcttccccttccactggtgctcttaagaggctattcattgctacctatgaggtcagagtccagggtcagtccgtgtacagtctttgggtagtggcttagtccctggaagctctggttgcttggcattgttgttcatatggggtctcgagccccttcaagctctttcagtcctttctctgattccttcaacgaatgtcccgttcccagttcagtggtttaatgatgacatttgcctatgtatttgctgtattctggctgtgtctctcaggagagatctatatccggttcctgtcagcctgcacttctttgcttcatccctcttatctagtttggtggctgtatatgtatgggccacatgtggggcaggctctgaatgggtgttccttctccctctgttctaaactttgccttcctattattccctgccaagggtattcttgttccccttttaaaaaaggagtgaagcattcgcattttggtcatccttcatgagtttcatatgttctgcgcaactagggtaattcgagcatttgggctaatagccacttatcaatgagggcataccatgtgtatttttctttgattgggttacctcactcaggatgatattttccagttccaaccatttgcctatgaatttcataaggtcattgtttttgatagctgagtaatattccattgtgtagatgtaccacattttctttatccattcctctgttgaagggcatctgggttctttccagcttctggctattataaataaggctgctatgaacatagtggaggacatGTCTTTTTTATctcttggggcatcttttgggtatatgcccaagagagctatggctggatcctcaggcagttcaatgtccaattttctgaggaacctccagactgatttccagaatggttgtaccagtctgcaatcccaccaacaatggaggagtgttcctctttctccacatcctcgccagcatctgctgtcacctgagtttttgatcttagccattctcactggtgtgaggtgaaatctcagggttgttttgatttgcatttcccttatgactaaagatgttgaacatttctttaggtatttctcagtcattcggcattcctcagctgtaaattctttgtttatctctgaaccccatttttaacagggttatttgtctccctgcagtctaacttcttgagttctttgtatattttggatagaagccctctatcagttgtaggattggtaagatcttttcccaatctgttggttgtcgttttgtcctaaccacagtgtcctttgccttacagaagctttgcagttttatgagatcccatttgtcgattcttgatcttagagcataagccattggtgttctgttcaggaaattttttccagtgcccatgtgttccagatgcttccctagtttttcttctattagtttgagtgtgtctggtttgatgtggaggtccttgatccacttggacttaagctttgtacagggtgataagcatggatcgatctgcattcttctacatgttgacctccagttgaaccagcaccatttgctgaaaatgctatcttttttccattgggtggttttggctcctttgtcaaaaatcaagtgaccatatgtatgtgggttcatttctgggtcttcaattctattccattggtctatctgtctgtctctgtaccaataccatgcagtttttatcactattgctctgtaatacttcttgagttcagggatagtgattcctcctgaagtccttttattgttggggatagttttagctatcctgggttttttgttattccagatgaatttgcaaattgttctttctaactctttgaacaactggattggtattttgatggggattgcctcgatattcatcaaggaaattggtctgaagttctctttctttttcgggtctttgtgtggtttaggtataagagtaattgtggcttcat
The window above is part of the Rattus norvegicus strain BN/NHsdMcwi chromosome X, GRCr8, whole genome shotgun sequence genome. Proteins encoded here:
- the Hmgb4l4 gene encoding high mobility group protein B4-like; the encoded protein is MGIDSKVRPKVNVSPYVHFMMDFRNQTREQQPNTYYDFTEFSRKCSEKWRTISKKEKKKYEALAKRDKDRYQREMRNYSGPRRERRRRDPDAPRKPPSSFLLFSQDHFDEIKEQHPNWTVAQVAKAAGRMWARCSEADKIPYEERAAVLRAKYLEEREAYYHQCQRGE